One Aspergillus oryzae RIB40 DNA, chromosome 2 genomic window carries:
- a CDS encoding uncharacterized protein (predicted protein) gives MTAPILFFFIRHSAVLSLSFSITSGIGDETNKYSLSVGHVAEKSCAQFDTKRLIMSSLPVTRKYPLTHTHTPMNHLSSPSAPSATAMDYIIDPEGDMLLIVEECSGNLHLDLVQKGNSGQPVAIAKTVMLKIRVSSKHLTLASSYFRQRLVPETDDHRPVEKDVVPACVEDVDALLIMLDIIHGQTRKVPRSITFKKLFMIAVLVEHYECVEAMEAFAEVWAEKLKGEIPVVYSEDLVKWIGIAWIFRLESLFQKTTRTAIRRCTGPISAMDVPIPLALIGESTGS, from the exons ATGACTGCTCctattctgttcttctttattcGTCATAGCGCCGTGTTATCACTTTCATTTTCCATCACATCAGGGATTGGCGACGAGACAAACAAATATTCACTGAGTGTGGGCCATGTCGCCGAGAAATCTTGCGCACAATTTGATACAAAGAGGCTGATTATGTCGTCGCTGCCTGTCACACGCAAGTATCCTTtaacacatacacatactcCCATGAATCATTTGTCCTCACCATCTGCTCCGTCAGCCACGGCCATGGACTACATCATAGATCCTGAGGGAGATATGCTCCTGATCGTGGAGGAGTGCTCGGGAAATCTCCATCTGGATTTGGTTCAAAAAG GTAACAGTGGTCAGCCTGTCGCCATTGCCAAAACGGTGATGCTCAAGATTCGTGTCTCCTCGAAACATTTGACTCTTGCATCTTCATACTTTCGCCAGAGGCTAGTCCCAGAGACCGACGATCACAGGCCAGTCGAAAAAGACGTTGTCCCGGCATGTGTTGAAGATGTCGATGCCTTGCTCATAATGCTGGACATCATTCATGGTCAAACTAGGAAAGTACCGCGTTCAATTACCTTCAAGAAGTTGTTCATGATTGCGGTGCTCGTGGAGCACTATGAATGTGTAGAAGCAATGGAAGCATTTGCCGAAGTGTGGGCCGAGAAACTCAAGGGGGAGATTCCTGTAGTGTATTCAGAGGACTTGGTTAAGTGGATCGGTATCGCTTGGATCTTCCGACTTGAGAGTCTGTTCCAAAAGACTACTCGTACTGCCATCCGAAGATGCACCGGGCCAATCTCCGCCATGGACGTTCCAATCCCGCTTGCGTTAATCG GCGAATCAACTGGGAGCTAA